Part of the Benincasa hispida cultivar B227 chromosome 12, ASM972705v1, whole genome shotgun sequence genome is shown below.
aaacaaaaaacaaaaaatgtgatCATTATCAAATAGAGCTTAAGTTCTATTGAAAGTATTTACCCGtgaaaattctctttttctcatCAAACTTACAATGTAATAtcactttttcttaaaaatcatTTACccaatttattttcattatgtCGATTTACAagaattatattataaattaattatgtcaTGTATgccttttagatttttttatagtCACCTCATCATGTTAATTTGTAtcttgttataaaaaaaaactctccatGAGTATTTTCTAGAACAAATTTCAATGTTAAAGGGTGTTGAATCTTACCCCAAAGTTTATGGGGTATTTTTTTCGTTGCACAACTTAGGCTATAATGAAATAATagaattcccaaaaaaaaatatatatatatatcaaaatataataatattcatTTCACAAGATCAAATATAATTTCCATAAATATTCACTCACGCAACACCCAATGCCACCCACACAGATATATCTTACATATTTTCAACCAAGTAATAAGCTAATTTTGAACGAGTTAGTTCACATCTCTAACAattaaatcatcaataaactaaaaaaaacacTTCCAAAACCTTCATATATAAAAATCAAGGAAAATAGTGATTAACTTGCACAATAGTTTAAATCTTTGAGAAAAGGCATtcaaaaagggaagaaaaatgaTAATTAGTAGAGTAGTCATGACAACACACTAATTAAGATGCATTGATCAAGTAGTAGTGGTAGTGAGCCAAATATATAGTAGCTAGTTCATAATCAACATAACATTAAAAGGGAAATTACATGGTAGCTAACTTAGGAGTAGAGAGTatttaagatataattaatatatcaaCACATGAGCACTAGTAGTAGTAGTAGATGGGATTAAAAAGTAAGTAATAATGATGATAGGAATTTTGGTGGTAGTTGAGAGAGAAAAACAGATATCCATATGATATAATAACCCCACCAATGACTCAGAAGTGGGAGACACCAACATTGGCTGAAGCATAGAATCCATTATCTTTCATCAGAACATTCTGAGTATCTCCTTCCTACATTCACAATTATATAAACAAACAGTCACAAATTAAAAGGACAACCACAATTTTTTGTGCTATAGTCTTTCTCTTTTACtgttaaacaataataataataatatatgcaACAAAATAGGGTTCTATTCTATACATCTTATTGTTCATTCTCTTCCAAAATACAAGGAGAATTAGAATACACCAATTattcaaatatgttttttttttttttttttggtttaccTGCTGGCGGATATTTGTCTTCTTCACTGTCTGGTCGGGCATGAGACCAAAGTGAATGTGTGGAAAGTGGGCCCACTGccattataaaattaaaattaaaattaatgaaggaaaaaaattaaacaaaccctAGATTATTTGAGAAGAAATAGGGAGAAAGGtgataaagaaaatatcattTCGGTCCTTCTCCATGGTTCTTACTAatatttattgttgattttttcgaaatgttttattatttatttaaaattgtcactataattttgaaaaacactcacagagtgtgttttttttttttttttttgttcataaaagtaataataagaataaattaATCTATTTTTCAAGTACAAAAGACTAAAActgaaatatattaaattaaaaattagaaaaaaaatcaatcgtAAATTATTTGAAAAGACATAGAAAGAAATAGTAATAAAGAAACTATCATTTTAGTCCCTAATcactattacaaatttaatgttaaatttctttattaaaaacttattatttattaacattatcattataaattttgaaagcaCGTTTACATAGCATATGTTTttgcatgaaaataataataataataatttatttaattaaaaattcatcttaaaagattaaattgaagatttattgaaattataatgaataaatttaaaatagagggatgaaaattaaatttgaatgaaaaatgtttatatttgaattaaaaataaagggTTTTACATTCTTAGCAGCGGCACTGAAGGCTTCCCTATGGGATATATCGGGATTCACAGACTTGATTCGTTGGATCTCGTCCCTGCATGCAAAATTTTGATCCAACCactcaatttttttcatttttcttttttttttttcctataactaatggaaaaaaaataacataattaaaaaaaatgaataagaaagagaaaaagataaaGAGAAATAAATGTGTTTCTTCAAATCATTACTCACTTGATGAAACGGTTGTATGCAGAAGGCACTCTCTGTCTCTTCTCCGGAGCTGAAGATTTTGATGTATTCAAATAACAtaatataccaaaaaaaaaaaaaaacaaatattaattaatcaattaataatgATCTTATCTTTGTATAATATATGctttttttatatgtatattttgaTATGTGTTCTCATTTCTCTGCACAAGAAAAACCTAGCTTCCTACTCTAGCTGGCAGACCTGAACAACAAAATTTATCTTCCTTTTGCTAAAATTATCATTATCTGCAGGCTTCATATGTACCCTACATTATTCTATAATATCTAGTCGAGATTTAGAGATTgacattttaagttttaaaaaataccctttttctttttttacataGAAATATTTCTTGTAAGCAGCTTAGAAACTTATAAGTACTACATGAACAAAATTTAGCCAAGATTTATGTATTGAAAATAACATGCTTGACAAAATTTGAAGCTTTTTCAACTATCTTAAAAGttttcactttttttctttgttattaattgatttaaatcttgtttagggaaaaaaaatatatatgatatggggagaagttgaattaattaatgaaataagtCTCACGTCTATTGATAACGGGTGGCCTAGGGAGCTCGTCAGTAACTCCTCGAGATGGCATTCCAAAATTGTTAGTAGTAGCTCCAAACTGGTTGATGAGATAATTGGAATTTGGTGTAGCCATATTTTCCTACAAacaattattaataataatgcaATTCAAAATAAGAGTTTAGCTCAAAGCAAGAAATGAATACATaattataaatcaaataaatacttttttaaaaaagaaaagggaaaaattacGAGAATGTTAtgagaaggagaaaagaaagagtGGCCAAGCTGATGAAATTGATTAGGTGAAGGCAGAAGAAGGCCACGCATGTTGACAGGCAACAGATTAGTGCAGTGTCCACATCGCACTGTCACAGTTTTAAACAAACTACAACAAGGAACACTAACCTgaggaagaaaaataacaacaaatttaCACAAAATCAACAAACCCCAGatgaaaaaaaaaccacaaaagATCAAAACTTTAGAGGAAAGAAATATGAAAGGAAGAAACTTTActataaaagagagagaaataccGCAAGGACAGTGTCGCAAATATTACAATGGACATAACAGAGTTGCTCAGGAGAAGGAAGGTGGTGGTCCAGCTGCtgttgctgctgctgctgctgcagATGTTGTTGAGATAACGTAGTCGTAGTAGTAGTAGAAGtaggtgaagaagaagaagatgaagaagatgacatatccaaaaaaattattgtaattcttcacttttatgaaaaaaaaaattttgattgaTGATTGGTCGGAGTCGATCTAGATTGGGGTTTGACTGATTGATGGGATTGACAGATTAACCACCTTCCTTGGATctgcctttttcttttcttttcctttctctttgATGATAATGAGTTTTGAAACAAAGTTATTTTCacaataccaaaaaaaaaaaaaacaaaaaaaagatcTTGAGATCATCTATTGGATCTGATAGATATATAAGAGAATCCTAGCTTCCCCATCTCTTCCTTTAtacatgtatgtatgtatgtatgtatggtATGATATGAtatgagaataaaaaaaattgggattttcgagaaaaaaaagataaaatgaaattgaaattagggcGGCAGATGTGGGGGGAAGGAGCTAGAAAGGGACGTGTGCATGGGAGTGAGATAGCTTTCATACACGCACCTGTTGTTTTCACAAGTTAAAGAGAGTGTTGTCTTCTGGTTTTGTGTGGTCTTAAATTAAAATCCACaccccttttcttttttaactttcCTCAATTTCCGAACCCCATCTtcaacaaaattcaaataataataataataatatacaattatattgttattattattacattATCTTGAATATTATTATCTTGTAATACCTCTTGGACAATAAGGTCATACTCTTAGCTTCTTGGCTCTAGATGGTCACCTTCCTTAGGAGTTAGGGCTCTTTCAATTCTTTCTTCAACTTCACTTCACTTCCCTCATCATAACTCAATTATAGCCCCATCATcacttttttttgttattttttcctTCCATCTtataatctctctctctctcctcatAAAAAAGGACCCCATTTTGTATATATCATGTCAtacaaatttatcatttttgaGTTGAGTACGACCCATCAAGTATAAAGTTGTGAAAATTGTGATACTGATAGTTTTAGAACGTTAGACGTATGTATGACCACAGAGAAAaattataagattttttttgcCAATTATTATTAAGAGATGGGTAAATTTTTTACTCTTTATTGTTCCATGGTTACTAGGAATCAACCGCATTCAAAtagttttattcaattttttttagaaatgtgTATAAGAGAGagtcacatttttttttatcgaatAGTCATGATTCAAAGATCAATAAGTGCAATAAAATATCTATAGAtacatatgtaatatttttatcCTAGTTCATCcaaaagaaattttattaacttaaaaaatgtACAAAGAATGTCACAAGCCACgtttaatttgaaacaaaatataataaaaaattaatttctaccACTATTTCATCtggaataataataatgtaatatttttgttatagtacatcttttatatatatatctttgcattgtacAGACATAAATTCCATGGAATggttcattttctaaaaaaaacaaatgaattgaattgatttgatttattattaatatatggtTACTACAAAACATGTTGAAAAGACATTGCAGACATGACACAACACATccatgataaaatttaaaaatatatattgtatttatttatgtcATCATGGTGATGAACTCTTGTGAATCTTTGgacaataatatattaatattgtttTGATTAAGAAGTTGGAGGGTTTAATGTTCCTTTGTcgttgttcttcttctcttcccaccaaaaatatagaaaaaaataaataatattatgaaaattgaattgaagggttaaattatttaattaaaataagaaattttagGGCTTTTTTTTAAGGGGTGATTTGActactcattctctttcttcttacACATACACAGAAACGTATTTAAATCAGTAAAAACCAAATCAGAAGGCAGAAGTGCCCTTTATAATACCACCTTTGTCCTTTCCTACAAATACCCATTTCGTTTGGGCTTATGTTAACTAATTTGGTTACTTTCTTTTTTACTCTTTCCGATTTTCTCTCTTTCATTCTAaacttttttcctttcattatttTCCCATATTCCCAAATACAattacatatataataataatactaatattattttttttctctctctctattttttttatgaaagagATGGTTCCTTCTGAATTCCATAAGTTTTAAATTTCGATATCTCAAAAccccttttattattattttgttttttctgtTTTGGGGAATTCAGAAACCATCACCATCGACACACTCGGAAAAGTCTTTGGGTTTGTGGCCTCTGAAGGTTAGCAGCAACTATAGCAGAGCCCTTTTCcctagaaaatttaaaattaaaaaattttaaggaaaaaaaaacttttctctATCTGAAAACCTTAAGGCGTGAAGAAGGGAGTCCTTTGCTGCTACTTTGCTTTGTTTGTGGACAATTCTTGAATGTATTTGAAAGCAATTTGGCTTGCCTTTTTGCAGACCATTGAGTGcccaattcaaattttgaacctataaaataataacaaaacaaaacccatttgaagaaactaaaaaagttaaaattttaaaagttattgcaattcttatttatgtatttatttatttttggtggGGGTGAGTCACTTCTTGCATGAATGTTATGTGTCTTTTACAACTCAAGATTGAAAGAGGTGATGGAGAAAAAAGGGTTATTAATTTGATGGCCGCAATCACATTTGATTTAAGGATATTTAAAATGTATAGTAGaacaagagaaaaaatctaaaaatatattatattttaaaaatatttgtaaatattgatGAATTAACTAgtcaatctttgaattttttttttttaatttttaatttcacccTCCTTTGTCTTATTTTATTgtacaacttttttttagtctttttattttatttctcttttttgatttttgcttcttccctccctattttcattttttttcattttattttttttcttagtttttgtttcttctcttttttctcttttttattttattctttcatttttcttctttcctttattttttttattttctttcatttccttattttttcctttcttttttttcttttcttaattttcttttctttcttcagttttttattattccttttatttttattttctttcttcaactcttacttattctttttttttaatttttattttcttccatttctctgttttttgcttcttcccttgtctttttttttattattttattttcttgtctttctctgattttttgcttcttctctttctctttctctttcttttttagttttctttcatttttccagtttttgcttccttttttctatttaattttctttctttttcttctatttttgcttcttctctctcttatttttaaaatttttctttcatttatttgaattttttcttcttcccctttttttcacaagaattatgaggatGAGTTCCATACGCATGACTTGAAAGtattcaattcataagtgacttaacaccaacaagccaatcatcaagtttgattattataataaataataaatataaatagcaaatgaaagtctaccagtgatagccactaatattttctatcattgatagcttaatctttgattatattttcgtagttaatagccacttgtagaaatctattattgatagccaacttagtgaatttaattaataaagttgaatctcgaactaaaatgtaagtggaatgcctagaagttatcactaatagaatgtttatcagtgatagaagctatcataaaaaagaaaagagacttataaatatttgggaaggacaagaaagaGCTAAAA
Proteins encoded:
- the LOC120092835 gene encoding axial regulator YABBY 5-like, producing the protein MSSSSSSSSSPTSTTTTTTLSQQHLQQQQQQQQLDHHLPSPEQLCYVHCNICDTVLAVSVPCCSLFKTVTVRCGHCTNLLPVNMRGLLLPSPNQFHQLGHSFFSPSHNILENMATPNSNYLINQFGATTNNFGMPSRGVTDELPRPPVINRPPEKRQRVPSAYNRFIKDEIQRIKSVNPDISHREAFSAAAKNWAHFPHIHFGLMPDQTVKKTNIRQQEGDTQNVLMKDNGFYASANVGVSHF